In one Vulgatibacter incomptus genomic region, the following are encoded:
- a CDS encoding pyruvate dehydrogenase complex dihydrolipoamide acetyltransferase produces the protein MASAIQMPKLSDTMTEGTIQKWLVKEGQAVRAGDPIAEVETDKATLEMEAYEAGTILKIITGDGGTANVGAIIAVIGKQGEDWQKVAGAGGPEAPTAEAPKAEAPKAEEPKAAAKPAPSGDAKPVFMPKLSDTMTEGTIQRWIAKEGQKVSPGDPIAEVETDKATLEMEAYEGGTVLKILVADGGSAKVGSVIAVIGKPGASWEAAAGGEAPAVAEKAPAAAPEAPSKGEKVTWKPAAAAPAAAPSGPVKYAKREVPGEIVGLTFGFGHGIAPAVPVAPRKANGEKVLASPLARKIAAERGIDLLTVSGSGPGGRITRRDVEEAPKAVAAAAPAAAAAPAAPGGKTVPMSQMRKAIARNLQQSKREVPHFYLTLDVDMAAALELRDRAKASDVKVSVNDLVLKAVAVAAMEVPRVQGQLRDENTVFIPDTVNLGVAVALEEGLITPVVRGADKLALGELGRQVRDLAGKARDKKLKPDDYLGGTITVSNLGMFDIEHFYAIVNPPQASIVSVGKVREEPVVQGGQIVIGQRMRIGYSGDHRIVDGAVGAQFLQAVKKVLENPMRMLIG, from the coding sequence ATGGCAAGCGCGATCCAGATGCCGAAGCTCTCGGACACGATGACCGAGGGCACCATCCAGAAGTGGCTCGTCAAGGAAGGGCAGGCCGTCCGCGCCGGTGATCCGATCGCCGAGGTGGAGACGGACAAGGCCACCTTGGAAATGGAGGCTTACGAGGCGGGGACGATCCTCAAGATCATCACCGGCGACGGCGGCACGGCCAACGTGGGCGCGATCATCGCCGTGATCGGCAAGCAGGGCGAGGACTGGCAGAAGGTCGCCGGCGCTGGTGGCCCCGAGGCGCCGACGGCCGAGGCTCCCAAGGCCGAAGCGCCCAAGGCCGAGGAACCGAAGGCGGCTGCGAAGCCGGCTCCGTCCGGCGACGCGAAGCCCGTCTTCATGCCCAAGCTCTCGGACACCATGACCGAGGGGACGATCCAGCGCTGGATCGCGAAGGAAGGGCAGAAGGTCTCGCCCGGCGATCCGATCGCCGAGGTGGAGACGGACAAGGCCACCCTCGAGATGGAGGCCTACGAGGGCGGCACGGTCCTCAAGATCCTGGTCGCCGACGGAGGCTCCGCGAAGGTGGGCTCCGTGATCGCGGTGATCGGCAAGCCCGGCGCGAGCTGGGAGGCCGCAGCAGGGGGCGAGGCCCCGGCCGTTGCCGAGAAGGCTCCCGCCGCCGCGCCCGAGGCTCCGTCAAAGGGCGAGAAGGTCACCTGGAAGCCGGCCGCAGCGGCGCCCGCCGCAGCTCCCTCGGGACCCGTCAAGTACGCCAAGCGCGAAGTGCCCGGCGAGATCGTCGGCCTGACCTTCGGCTTCGGCCACGGGATCGCGCCGGCCGTGCCGGTGGCGCCCCGCAAGGCCAACGGCGAGAAGGTCCTGGCCTCGCCGCTCGCCCGCAAGATCGCGGCCGAGCGCGGGATCGACCTCCTCACGGTCTCGGGATCCGGCCCCGGCGGGCGGATCACCCGCCGCGACGTCGAGGAGGCGCCCAAGGCCGTGGCTGCAGCGGCTCCTGCCGCAGCGGCGGCTCCCGCGGCACCCGGCGGCAAGACCGTCCCGATGTCCCAGATGCGCAAGGCGATCGCGCGCAATCTCCAGCAGTCCAAGCGCGAGGTGCCGCACTTCTACCTCACGCTCGACGTGGACATGGCGGCTGCGCTGGAGCTCCGGGATCGGGCGAAGGCCTCCGACGTCAAGGTCTCGGTGAACGACCTCGTTCTCAAGGCCGTCGCCGTCGCCGCGATGGAGGTCCCGCGCGTTCAGGGTCAGCTCCGCGACGAGAACACCGTCTTCATTCCGGATACGGTGAACCTCGGTGTGGCGGTTGCTCTCGAGGAGGGGCTGATCACCCCCGTGGTCCGGGGCGCCGACAAGCTCGCCCTCGGCGAGCTCGGGCGTCAGGTCCGCGACCTGGCCGGGAAGGCCCGCGACAAGAAGCTGAAGCCCGACGACTACCTGGGCGGCACGATCACCGTGTCTAACCTGGGCATGTTCGACATCGAGCACTTCTACGCGATCGTCAACCCGCCGCAGGCGTCCATCGTCAGCGTGGGCAAGGTCCGCGAGGAGCCGGTGGTGCAGGGTGGCCAGATCGTCATCGGCCAGCGGATGCGGATCGGCTACTCGGGCGATCACCGGATCGTCGACGGCGCCGTGGGCGCCCAGTTCCTCCAGGCGGTGAAGAAGGTCCTGGAGAACCCGATGCGGATGCTGATCGGCTGA
- the pdhA gene encoding pyruvate dehydrogenase (acetyl-transferring) E1 component subunit alpha has protein sequence MAKPTYGLAEKLDKATLVNMYRQLVLLRKFEERCAQQYALQKIAGFCHLYIGQEAVAVGTEFGITPDDYVITAYRDHGQILTRGTPPGPVMAELFGKVTGVAKGKGGSMHLFDIPRNFYGGWGIVGGQIPLALGAAYSSKYREDGKVTVCYFGEAAVNQGAFHEALNMAALWKVPAIFICENNRYGMGTPIEVSSAVTQVHKRACAYDMPGVYADGKDTLAMYEAVKAAADRARAGEGPTLIEADTYRYRGHSMSDPAVYRTREEVDQERKLDPIPKMRDWILSKKAAKEAELDAIDEQIDKDVEESIRFAEESPWPPVSDLYEDIYVDPIRQHGDMK, from the coding sequence GTGGCGAAGCCTACCTACGGGCTCGCGGAAAAGCTCGACAAGGCAACCCTCGTGAACATGTACCGGCAGCTCGTGCTGCTGCGGAAGTTCGAGGAGCGTTGTGCGCAGCAGTACGCGCTGCAGAAGATTGCGGGTTTCTGTCACCTGTACATCGGCCAGGAGGCCGTTGCCGTCGGCACCGAGTTCGGCATCACTCCTGACGACTACGTGATCACGGCCTACCGTGACCACGGGCAGATCCTCACGCGCGGGACGCCTCCCGGCCCGGTGATGGCGGAGCTCTTCGGCAAGGTCACCGGCGTCGCCAAGGGCAAGGGCGGCTCGATGCACCTCTTCGACATCCCCCGGAACTTCTACGGCGGCTGGGGCATCGTCGGCGGCCAGATCCCGCTCGCGCTCGGCGCGGCCTACTCCTCGAAGTACCGCGAGGACGGGAAGGTCACCGTCTGCTACTTCGGCGAGGCGGCCGTGAACCAGGGTGCGTTCCACGAGGCGCTCAACATGGCGGCGCTCTGGAAGGTCCCGGCGATCTTCATCTGCGAGAACAACCGCTACGGCATGGGTACGCCCATCGAGGTCTCCTCGGCGGTGACCCAGGTGCACAAGCGCGCTTGCGCCTACGACATGCCCGGCGTGTACGCCGACGGCAAGGACACGCTGGCGATGTATGAGGCGGTGAAGGCCGCCGCCGACCGCGCTCGCGCCGGCGAGGGTCCGACCCTCATCGAGGCCGACACCTACCGCTACCGCGGCCACTCCATGTCCGACCCCGCGGTCTACCGGACTCGCGAGGAGGTCGACCAGGAGCGGAAGCTCGATCCCATCCCCAAGATGCGGGACTGGATCCTCTCGAAGAAGGCAGCGAAGGAGGCGGAGCTCGACGCCATCGACGAGCAGATCGACAAGGACGTCGAGGAGTCCATCCGCTTCGCCGAAGAGTCGCCGTGGCCTCCGGTCTCCGACCTCTACGAGGACATCTACGTCGACCCCATTCGCCAGCACGGAGACATGAAGTAA
- the hemC gene encoding hydroxymethylbilane synthase, which produces MVKPLVIATRRSALALWQAEHIAERLKTLTGRSVELLPLVTTGDRILDVPLARVGGKGLFVKEIEEALLDGRADLAVHSLKDVPTVFPPGLALGAVTEREDPRDALCSPRWRTLDALPKGARLGTSSLRRQCQLKAVRPDLEIVNVRGNVQTRLSKADAEVDAVVLAYAGLRRLGLADAATEVLDAKRSIPAIGQGALAIEIRDGDPELGSIVAKLDHAPTRAATDAERALLARLEGGCQVPIAGHATVEGGVLTLRALVGRPDGTGLLHAERRGDPANAAEIGEMVAGVLLAMGARKILDELAGATVGVPH; this is translated from the coding sequence ATCGTGAAACCACTCGTGATCGCCACGCGGCGGAGCGCCCTGGCCTTGTGGCAGGCGGAGCACATTGCCGAGCGCTTGAAGACCCTCACCGGCCGTTCGGTCGAGCTCCTTCCCCTCGTCACCACCGGGGACCGGATCCTCGACGTGCCCCTGGCCCGCGTCGGCGGCAAGGGGCTCTTCGTGAAGGAGATCGAGGAGGCGCTGCTGGATGGCAGGGCCGACCTCGCCGTCCACTCGCTGAAGGACGTGCCCACGGTGTTCCCGCCGGGCCTGGCCCTGGGCGCGGTGACCGAGCGGGAGGATCCCCGCGACGCCCTCTGCTCGCCCAGGTGGCGCACCCTCGACGCGCTCCCCAAGGGCGCCCGCCTCGGCACGAGCAGCCTTCGGCGGCAGTGCCAGCTCAAGGCGGTGCGTCCCGACCTCGAGATCGTCAACGTCCGCGGCAACGTGCAGACGCGCCTCTCAAAGGCGGACGCCGAGGTCGACGCCGTGGTCCTGGCCTACGCCGGCCTGCGCAGGCTCGGGCTGGCGGACGCCGCCACAGAGGTCCTCGACGCGAAGCGCTCGATCCCCGCCATCGGGCAGGGCGCGCTGGCGATCGAGATCCGCGACGGCGATCCGGAGCTGGGATCCATCGTCGCCAAGCTGGACCACGCCCCGACCCGGGCTGCCACCGACGCGGAGCGGGCGCTGCTCGCGAGGCTCGAGGGCGGCTGCCAGGTCCCGATCGCCGGCCACGCCACCGTCGAGGGCGGCGTCCTCACCCTGCGCGCGCTCGTCGGCCGCCCGGACGGCACCGGCCTCCTCCACGCGGAGCGCAGGGGCGACCCCGCGAACGCCGCCGAAATCGGCGAGATGGTCGCCGGGGTGCTCCTCGCCATGGGCGCCAGGAAGATCCTGGACGAGCTGGCAGGCGCTACCGTCGGCGTGCCCCACTAG
- the hemA gene encoding glutamyl-tRNA reductase, with protein MSVELVLVGLSHHTAPIAVREKIAVAESVLGDALRDLRAQPMLAESLVVSTCNRVEVYAATTDSASRAARAIRDYLSSRDAAVDAHLYERQGKEAVRHLFRVCSSLDSMVVGEPQILGQVKSAFATAEEAGAVGAVLSRACRKAFAVAKRVRNETKVGESAVSMSFAAVALATRILGSIHGRAVLLVGAGKMSALAARHLQGAGASRVMVVNRSPERAEHLAREVGGEAHPWETLPQRLAEADVVVCSTAAPMPVITVELAQAARKARKHRPLFFIDLAVPRDVDPKVNGLDGIYVYDVDDLDKAIDANRRARQEEAVRAEAIVGEEAAAFVAAMRSEAAPLVRELRLRSEALAHAEVERTLARLGVGQDENQRKCLEALARAIVNKLLHEPTTRIRAAGEEDDGALLDAAVKLFGLDEARRQAVALRLVEGASAESAEDAEGQAHGPARVAGRGAAR; from the coding sequence GTGAGCGTCGAGCTCGTCCTCGTGGGCCTCTCCCACCACACCGCGCCGATCGCGGTCCGCGAGAAGATCGCCGTCGCGGAGTCCGTCCTCGGCGACGCCCTCCGGGACCTGCGCGCGCAGCCCATGCTGGCGGAGAGCCTCGTGGTCTCCACCTGCAACCGGGTGGAGGTCTACGCCGCCACGACCGACAGCGCCTCGAGGGCCGCCCGCGCGATCCGCGACTACCTCTCGAGCCGCGACGCAGCCGTCGACGCCCACCTCTACGAGCGCCAGGGCAAGGAGGCGGTCCGGCACCTCTTCCGCGTCTGCTCGAGCCTCGACTCGATGGTGGTCGGCGAGCCCCAGATCCTCGGGCAGGTGAAGTCCGCGTTCGCGACGGCGGAGGAGGCGGGCGCCGTGGGCGCGGTCCTTTCGCGCGCCTGCCGCAAGGCCTTCGCCGTGGCCAAGCGCGTCCGCAACGAGACGAAGGTGGGCGAGTCCGCGGTCTCGATGAGCTTCGCGGCGGTGGCGCTGGCCACCCGGATCCTCGGCTCGATCCACGGACGCGCCGTGCTCCTGGTGGGAGCCGGCAAGATGAGCGCCCTCGCGGCACGGCACCTCCAGGGGGCCGGGGCCAGCCGGGTGATGGTGGTGAACCGCTCGCCCGAGCGGGCGGAGCACCTCGCCCGCGAGGTGGGCGGCGAAGCCCATCCCTGGGAGACCTTGCCCCAGCGCCTCGCAGAGGCGGACGTGGTGGTCTGCTCCACCGCGGCGCCGATGCCCGTGATCACCGTCGAGCTCGCTCAGGCCGCCCGCAAGGCGCGCAAGCACCGGCCGCTCTTCTTCATCGACCTCGCCGTGCCGCGGGACGTGGACCCGAAGGTCAACGGCCTCGACGGGATCTACGTCTACGACGTCGACGATCTCGACAAGGCGATCGACGCCAACCGCCGCGCCCGCCAGGAGGAAGCGGTGCGGGCCGAGGCGATCGTGGGCGAGGAGGCCGCCGCGTTCGTGGCCGCGATGCGGAGCGAGGCAGCGCCGCTCGTCCGGGAGCTGCGGCTCCGCAGCGAGGCGCTGGCCCACGCGGAGGTCGAGCGGACGCTGGCGCGCCTCGGCGTAGGACAGGACGAGAACCAGCGGAAGTGCCTCGAGGCGCTGGCGCGGGCGATCGTCAACAAGCTCCTCCACGAGCCCACCACCCGGATCCGGGCGGCGGGCGAGGAGGACGACGGCGCGCTCCTCGACGCGGCGGTGAAGCTCTTCGGCCTTGACGAGGCCCGTCGCCAGGCGGTGGCGCTGCGCCTGGTGGAGGGAGCCTCGGCCGAGTCTGCGGAAGACGCAGAAGGCCAGGCCCACGGCCCGGCGCGGGTCGCGGGACGGGGAGCCGCCAGGTGA
- a CDS encoding RNA polymerase sigma factor, giving the protein MRGILPNSRRPAANGAEEPSDEALLAACAGGDRTALADLFHRHSAALYGFLSRFPGVDDRDLDDLVQATFVAVHRSATRFEGSSSVRTWIFGIAANLVRKHVRGEVHGRNVRNKVEELPVPEPIRPDAEAEHRQALARIDAALAELPHDLKAVFTLCVIEGASGKEAARALGIREGTLWRRLHEARTALRRAVDGMRP; this is encoded by the coding sequence TTGAGAGGAATCCTGCCGAACTCGCGCCGCCCGGCGGCGAACGGAGCGGAGGAGCCATCCGACGAGGCGCTCCTCGCGGCCTGCGCCGGCGGCGATCGCACGGCGCTTGCCGACCTCTTTCACCGGCACAGCGCCGCCCTGTACGGATTCCTGTCCCGGTTCCCGGGCGTGGATGATCGGGACCTGGACGACCTCGTGCAGGCCACGTTCGTCGCGGTGCACCGTTCGGCGACGCGCTTCGAAGGTTCGTCCTCGGTGAGGACCTGGATCTTCGGGATCGCCGCCAACCTGGTCAGGAAGCACGTTCGGGGCGAGGTCCACGGCCGCAACGTGCGGAACAAGGTCGAGGAGCTCCCCGTCCCCGAGCCCATCCGGCCGGACGCCGAGGCGGAGCATCGGCAGGCGTTGGCCCGGATCGACGCGGCCCTCGCCGAGCTCCCGCATGACCTGAAGGCCGTGTTCACGCTCTGCGTGATAGAGGGAGCCTCGGGCAAGGAAGCCGCTCGGGCCCTCGGAATCCGGGAGGGGACACTCTGGAGGCGCCTGCACGAGGCGCGAACGGCGCTGCGACGGGCCGTGGATGGGATGCGCCCATGA
- a CDS encoding tetratricopeptide repeat protein, protein MRFPRPNRHPSPVELSRALSEGADRKLEEHLSSCASCAATWSDWGRVDVLARQRTVLPVSSERRAMVLDAILATTAEPSASVSRASVERERPLWLWGALAGAAVAAAVAIVLVGRSDPPPAEPPVIATVYRGTVRPHDGARFVRVSSAPDEVVRLYEGTISVDVEPLRAGERFRVVVGDGQVEVRGTSFDVEAVGDALSSVKVEHGVVDVNPGSRPTVVLLDGQRWDAKSEGAAGSGAVPIRVESPSAKERRGRAPPPVESETTAVSDPVPDEPPPRSPMAELFDRGWTQLRSGRPREAAQTFEEALAKHPSDPLAEDAAFWRGVSLARAKRTQEASRALAAFIDAHPTSHRAGEASVMLGWILLERREIDAAEARFRAAVADPVEAVRASAEKGLEAARATRRTEDAPR, encoded by the coding sequence ATGAGGTTCCCGCGACCGAACAGACACCCTTCGCCGGTCGAGCTCTCCCGGGCGCTCAGCGAAGGTGCCGACCGGAAGCTCGAGGAGCACCTGAGCAGCTGCGCGAGCTGCGCCGCAACGTGGTCGGACTGGGGCCGCGTCGACGTGCTGGCGAGGCAGCGAACGGTGCTTCCGGTGTCGAGCGAGCGCCGCGCGATGGTGCTGGACGCGATCCTCGCCACGACCGCGGAGCCATCGGCGAGCGTCTCCCGCGCTTCCGTCGAGAGAGAGCGGCCGCTCTGGCTCTGGGGAGCCCTCGCCGGCGCGGCGGTCGCCGCGGCCGTAGCGATCGTCCTCGTCGGACGCTCGGATCCTCCGCCGGCGGAGCCTCCCGTGATCGCGACCGTGTACAGGGGAACCGTCCGCCCTCACGACGGCGCGCGCTTCGTTCGTGTGTCGAGCGCCCCCGACGAGGTGGTCAGACTCTACGAGGGGACCATCTCCGTGGACGTCGAGCCGTTGCGCGCGGGCGAGCGATTCCGGGTCGTCGTAGGAGACGGGCAGGTGGAGGTGCGAGGGACCTCGTTCGACGTCGAGGCCGTGGGCGACGCGCTCTCATCCGTGAAGGTGGAACACGGTGTCGTCGACGTGAACCCGGGCAGCCGGCCCACGGTGGTTCTGCTCGACGGCCAGCGGTGGGACGCGAAGTCGGAGGGAGCGGCGGGGTCGGGAGCGGTCCCGATCCGCGTCGAGTCTCCCTCCGCGAAGGAACGCCGAGGACGCGCCCCGCCGCCCGTCGAATCCGAGACCACGGCGGTTTCGGATCCGGTGCCGGACGAGCCGCCGCCCAGGAGCCCCATGGCCGAGCTCTTCGACCGCGGCTGGACCCAGCTTCGATCGGGGCGCCCCCGGGAGGCCGCGCAGACCTTCGAGGAGGCCCTCGCGAAGCATCCGTCGGACCCGCTCGCGGAGGACGCGGCCTTCTGGCGCGGCGTCTCGCTCGCGCGGGCAAAGCGAACGCAGGAGGCGTCCCGAGCGCTCGCGGCGTTCATCGACGCCCATCCCACCTCGCATCGAGCCGGCGAGGCGTCGGTGATGCTGGGGTGGATCTTGCTCGAAAGGCGCGAGATCGACGCCGCCGAGGCGCGATTCCGTGCCGCGGTGGCCGATCCGGTCGAAGCGGTCCGGGCGAGTGCAGAAAAGGGGCTCGAGGCGGCGCGGGCCACGCGACGGACCGAAGACGCCCCGCGATGA
- a CDS encoding uroporphyrinogen-III synthase: MGPLDGRRVALTRPAESTDSLRRKLEGMGALVLLTPAIRRAPPTSWGPLDRGIAGVFSGRYAGVLFTSPASVEPFWLRLRSAGGGNASLNGVVIGAVGQGTAAALGRLGICVDVVPGAEYGSALAIAVGSFLGERIRGARFLQPRAEEGREELRGGLESRGAVVEVVAAYRTLRASPAELEPLVANLRAGAVDAVVFASPSAVEAVLAAASSGLGRARAVAIGETTAAALEKAGIDDVWVASRADDEGMASAVVDALRTL; this comes from the coding sequence GTGGGGCCGCTGGACGGGAGGCGCGTCGCCCTCACGCGTCCAGCGGAGTCGACCGACTCGCTCCGGCGCAAGCTCGAGGGAATGGGGGCTTTGGTGCTCCTCACGCCGGCGATCCGCCGGGCGCCGCCCACTTCGTGGGGGCCGCTGGATCGCGGGATCGCCGGCGTGTTCTCCGGACGCTACGCGGGCGTGCTCTTCACTTCGCCCGCTTCGGTGGAGCCCTTCTGGCTCCGCCTCCGCTCAGCGGGCGGCGGGAACGCCTCGCTCAACGGGGTCGTGATCGGCGCCGTGGGCCAGGGGACTGCCGCGGCCCTCGGCCGGCTCGGCATCTGTGTCGACGTCGTCCCCGGGGCGGAGTACGGCTCGGCGCTGGCGATCGCGGTCGGGAGCTTCCTCGGGGAGCGGATCCGCGGGGCGCGCTTCCTCCAGCCTCGGGCGGAGGAGGGGAGGGAAGAGCTGCGGGGAGGGCTCGAGTCCCGAGGGGCCGTCGTCGAGGTCGTCGCGGCGTATCGGACGCTGCGTGCGTCGCCGGCGGAGCTCGAGCCCCTGGTGGCGAATCTGCGAGCAGGTGCTGTCGACGCGGTCGTCTTCGCAAGCCCCTCCGCCGTGGAGGCGGTGCTGGCGGCGGCTTCGTCGGGCCTCGGCAGGGCGCGGGCGGTAGCGATCGGCGAGACGACCGCAGCAGCCCTGGAAAAGGCCGGAATCGACGACGTGTGGGTCGCGTCGCGAGCCGACGACGAGGGAATGGCATCCGCGGTCGTCGACGCCCTTCGAACGCTCTGA
- a CDS encoding pyruvate dehydrogenase complex E1 component subunit beta — MRELTFRDALNEALDEELGRDPDTFLMGEEVGAYNGAYKVSKGLLDKYGPKRVVDSPISELGFCGLGVGAAMMGLKPIIEVMTWNFAILAMDQIVNTAAKMRYMAAGELSCPIVFRGPNGAARSLGAQHSQWFEAQYAYFPGIKVIVPSTPADAKGLLKSAIRDPDPVVFMESETMYAWKGMVPEGEYTIPIGKGDIKREGTDCTIVAWGKALKIALDGAELLAKDGINCEVVDPRTIRPLDEEIIVNSVRKTGACVVFEEGWPYYNVGAQISDIVQRACFDVLDSPVIRVTGADVPMPYARTLEDAARPDPTSVVAGVKNALNVRS; from the coding sequence ATGCGTGAGCTCACTTTCCGTGATGCACTGAACGAGGCGCTCGACGAGGAGCTCGGGCGCGATCCGGACACCTTCCTGATGGGGGAGGAGGTCGGCGCGTACAACGGCGCGTACAAGGTGTCGAAGGGCCTCCTCGACAAGTACGGCCCCAAGCGCGTGGTCGACAGCCCGATCTCGGAGCTCGGCTTCTGCGGCCTCGGCGTCGGCGCCGCGATGATGGGCCTGAAGCCGATCATCGAGGTGATGACCTGGAACTTCGCGATCCTCGCGATGGACCAGATCGTCAACACCGCGGCGAAGATGCGCTACATGGCGGCGGGAGAGCTCAGCTGCCCGATCGTGTTCCGCGGCCCCAACGGCGCGGCGCGCAGCCTGGGCGCCCAGCACTCGCAGTGGTTCGAGGCGCAGTACGCCTACTTCCCCGGCATCAAGGTGATCGTCCCCAGCACGCCGGCCGACGCCAAGGGCCTGCTCAAGTCCGCCATCCGTGATCCCGACCCCGTCGTGTTCATGGAGAGCGAGACCATGTACGCGTGGAAGGGCATGGTGCCGGAGGGCGAGTACACGATCCCCATCGGCAAGGGCGACATCAAGCGCGAGGGCACCGACTGCACCATCGTGGCGTGGGGCAAGGCGCTCAAGATCGCGCTCGACGGTGCGGAGCTCCTCGCGAAGGATGGGATCAACTGCGAGGTCGTCGACCCGCGGACGATCCGTCCCCTCGACGAGGAGATCATCGTCAACAGCGTCCGGAAGACCGGCGCGTGCGTGGTCTTCGAGGAGGGCTGGCCCTACTACAACGTGGGCGCCCAGATCTCCGACATCGTTCAGCGAGCCTGCTTCGACGTCCTCGACAGCCCCGTGATCCGCGTGACCGGCGCCGACGTCCCGATGCCGTACGCTCGTACGCTCGAGGACGCGGCACGCCCGGACCCCACCAGCGTTGTCGCCGGCGTGAAGAACGCCCTCAACGTCCGTTCGTAG
- a CDS encoding muconolactone Delta-isomerase family protein, whose translation MEYLVTMTTHVPAGTSETTVKEVQAREAARSRELAEQGYLLRLWRPPLKPGEWRTLGLFAADDVGQLQEVLASMPLHVWRNDEVTPLSPHPNDPAQPRR comes from the coding sequence ATGGAGTATCTCGTCACCATGACCACCCACGTTCCCGCTGGAACTTCAGAGACGACCGTGAAGGAGGTCCAAGCCCGAGAGGCGGCACGCTCGCGCGAGCTGGCAGAGCAGGGATATCTGCTTCGACTGTGGCGTCCGCCGCTGAAACCTGGAGAGTGGCGAACGCTCGGGCTGTTTGCCGCCGACGACGTGGGCCAGCTCCAGGAAGTCCTCGCCTCGATGCCGCTTCACGTGTGGCGCAACGACGAGGTGACGCCGCTCTCGCCCCACCCGAACGACCCCGCTCAGCCTCGGAGGTAG
- the fabI gene encoding enoyl-ACP reductase FabI: MLLAGKKILITGVLTPQSIAYIVAELAQQQGAEIVLTGFGRGMSLTERSAKRLDPAPEVLELDVTNPEHFPKLRETLAKKWDRLDGIVHAIGFAPEDALGGNFLNTPWESVSTAFRVSTFSLKEISTALAPLMPPGSGIVTLDFDNTNNAWPIYDWMGVCKAALTSTVRYLARDLGPKGIRVNSLAAGPLVTMAAKGIPGFKTLEKRWPKQAPLGWDSRTQHGAVARTTVALLSDWLPATTGEMVHVDGGYHAVGAAPIDPDLDENNGPSEG, encoded by the coding sequence GTGCTTCTCGCGGGAAAGAAGATCCTGATCACCGGCGTGCTCACGCCCCAGTCCATCGCCTACATCGTGGCGGAGCTCGCCCAGCAGCAGGGCGCCGAGATCGTGCTGACCGGCTTCGGGAGGGGCATGTCCCTCACCGAGCGGAGCGCCAAGCGCCTCGATCCCGCGCCGGAGGTCCTCGAGCTCGACGTCACCAACCCCGAGCACTTCCCGAAGCTGCGCGAGACGCTGGCCAAGAAGTGGGACCGCCTCGACGGCATCGTCCACGCCATCGGCTTCGCTCCCGAGGACGCCCTCGGTGGAAACTTCCTGAACACGCCGTGGGAGAGCGTCTCGACGGCGTTCCGCGTCTCGACTTTCTCGCTGAAGGAGATCTCCACGGCTCTCGCTCCTCTGATGCCGCCTGGCTCGGGGATCGTCACCCTGGATTTCGACAACACCAACAACGCGTGGCCGATCTACGACTGGATGGGCGTCTGCAAGGCGGCGCTGACCTCCACCGTGCGCTACCTCGCCCGGGACCTGGGCCCGAAGGGGATCCGCGTGAACTCCCTCGCGGCCGGCCCGCTCGTGACCATGGCCGCCAAGGGCATCCCCGGCTTCAAGACCCTCGAGAAGCGCTGGCCCAAGCAGGCGCCGCTTGGCTGGGACTCGCGCACGCAGCACGGCGCCGTGGCCCGCACCACCGTCGCCCTCCTCTCCGACTGGCTGCCTGCCACCACCGGTGAGATGGTCCACGTCGACGGTGGCTACCACGCGGTGGGCGCCGCGCCGATCGATCCCGACCTCGACGAGAACAACGGCCCCTCGGAGGGCTGA
- a CDS encoding VOC family protein: MKETPPDYFWPETGMVLAHLLIVRDVDRSREFYSNVLGAQVQRDRNPCVMRFHNSYIVVNEEGGPTDDKPKVDARAPADSKTLSSALLVRVTDVHATYSTWKTRGARFLTEPKDHELEIRCYLQDPDGYLIELGQATGILDEMGMGAQAP; the protein is encoded by the coding sequence GTGAAGGAGACTCCGCCCGACTATTTCTGGCCCGAGACGGGGATGGTGCTCGCCCACCTGCTGATCGTTCGCGACGTGGACCGATCGCGCGAGTTCTACAGCAACGTGCTCGGCGCCCAGGTGCAGCGCGACCGAAACCCGTGCGTGATGCGCTTCCACAACAGCTACATCGTGGTGAACGAAGAGGGCGGGCCAACCGACGACAAGCCCAAGGTCGACGCCCGGGCGCCGGCCGACTCGAAGACGCTGAGCAGCGCGCTCCTCGTCCGGGTCACCGACGTCCACGCCACCTATTCCACCTGGAAGACACGTGGCGCACGGTTTCTCACCGAACCGAAGGACCACGAGCTGGAGATCCGCTGCTACCTGCAGGATCCGGACGGCTACCTGATCGAGCTGGGTCAGGCGACCGGGATCCTCGACGAGATGGGGATGGGGGCTCAGGCCCCCTGA